Proteins found in one Oncorhynchus keta strain PuntledgeMale-10-30-2019 chromosome 2, Oket_V2, whole genome shotgun sequence genomic segment:
- the LOC118362579 gene encoding LOW QUALITY PROTEIN: mucin-5AC-like (The sequence of the model RefSeq protein was modified relative to this genomic sequence to represent the inferred CDS: inserted 3 bases in 3 codons), protein MALAIGLTASQSEDTSKATVNIIPSMSRIPEIAGVSPIHNGQVCSTWGNYHFKTFDGDIFQLPSTCNYVVTSLCKSSYEDFNIQMRRQVVDNQPTISKITMKLDGVVVELSKGSIVVNGNNTTLPFSQSGILIEETPSYIKIKAKLGLVAIWNEDDSFLVEMDIKFRNKTCGLCGDFNAIQQFDEFYSHGMKLSAVDFGNFWKLDGPTESCTENTLPSNQKCPNLKPVCEQLLSGPAFSSCKDLLAIDSFVEACVSDLCHCDNSTNSFCLCNTISEYSRQCVHAGGSPXQWRTEQFCYKTCPFNMEYQECGXPCVDTCSNPERGQLCEDHCSDGCFCPPGTVFDDVNKNGCIALSQCSCRHNGKTYTPGESYSSTCKDCSCAGGQWACTDKDCPGTCAVEGGSHINTYDGKTYTFHGDCSYVLTKDCDGMQFTVLGDLVQCGLSDSETCLKAVTLSLSEGATVINIQPNGKAFVNGIYSQLPFSAAGVTIFRASSFFVIVQTTFGLQLEIQLSPIMQVYIAASTVWQQRTCGLCGNFNNNQGDDFKVLSGVTEGTAIGFANTWKTRASCPDIKSSFESPCSLSLDNEKYAQHWCSQLADPKGLFAKCHTAISPDMYRENCMYDSCNCEKSEDCMCAAVSSYVHACAAEGIQLTGWRDTICNKYSTSCPSTMVYSYSIKSSDRSCRCYSDSDFTCSITFEPVDGCVCSXGTYLDDEGKCVPPTSCPCYYKGSVVSPGEVISKDGTMCTCKEGKLRCIGDSPNQPSCVAPMVFFNCSNASPGVRGLECQKSCNILDMACISTECISGCMCPSGLVSDGKGGCIKPDLCPCSHNGATYQPGDGIKVDCNTCTCKDRKWQCTTNLCLGTCAIYGDGHYITFDGKRFTFEGDCEYTLTKDYCGSNNANGSFRVITENIPCGTTGTTCSKAIKLFLGNNELILTEGNYQVVERNTGEAVPYQIRTMGIYLVIEANNGLILMWDRKTSMFIKLNPQFKGHVCGLCGNYDGNANNDFTTRSQAVVVNPLDFGNSWKVSASCPDAKNKRSPCTANPYRQSWSQKQCSIIQSKVFTDCHSKVDPSPFYDACVTDSCACDSGGDCECFCTAVAAYAEACNEAGACIAWRSPQICPLFCDYYNPPGECEWHYKACGAQCMKTCRNPSGSCSTQIPPLEGCYPKCPPAQPFFDEDIMKCVEKEQCGCYGRDGKHYNNGENVPTTENCQTCYCNSVTVDCKYDVQACTCTYNGNKYPNGHIIYHTTNGHGSCITAICGRMEPLRGTFTHVQLQLQPPPTTKSTTQTPSSSTTPTTTPTSTSTGVTPTQCSGEEKCVWSDWINLGQPTTGSEGGDNESIKNIISAGYHICSAPEAVECRAKQYPGLQISQLGQDVTCNPSVGLICQNNKQGLQQKCFDYEIRVKCCQCGTTTHIPTTTTSTTGPHITTPTPTTTTSTSTVPSTTKTTTLPPTTTIIPTTPFFVITGETAKPSIPVTLHHDCSSCYFNHTDFLIGSIVYNVSDHDGWCYIGLCNKTCEIETHLTSCGTSTTPVTPTSPTTSQPPTTTVPHVTYPSEKNCDHDHPPRQNGDSWKHNQCTNGTCANGKVIYEHVHCETPKPIACENNYPPIQVYDESGCCFHYECQCICYGWGDPHYVTFDGTYYGFQGNCSYVLVKEILPKYNFSVVIDNYYCDAPDGLSCPQSLTIYYQSYKIFMTKKDVDGVFTSLIYVNQKRIIPAYETKDFRITHNGIETLLVIPAINAKVSFTGLMFSIYLPWDKFSGNTEGQCGTCDNNRTDDCRLPNGTIDSSCPDMAHQWYVADHNNSQCTPPPEPIPTPPPGCDPPICHLIQSKVFESCHKIIPYEPFLVACIFDACYMDDVTIGCTSLQTYADACAQAGVCIEWRNYTNGQCDFTCEKPKVYKACGPQVEPTCNAWYNFKFIQTQNEFSVMGDIQLEGCYCPPGTTLMSSSSNYCIPSCDICPLPNGEWKEANETWVSNCQECVCDPYSLEIQCQPMACQHQPPLTCDQEGQVKVVETVDCCQKDKCECDVTRCSTSKITCPVGFETEATMGVCCLTYQCVPKDVCVFNNTEYQPGANVPGDKCKNCVCGDSVDAQSHLHIIECHPTECDTHCQQGYDYQAVPGQCCGKCVQTSCVVMLPDNTTHTIQPGSVWIPSGDKCLKYECVKIQDQLIPIEAKTVCPVFHPEDCVPGTEVIAPDGCCHVCIPITKPCNVTKSKVYLDSNGCKSANKVEVTTCSGSCVTYAMYSLEANMMERSCTCCREESTTKKEVEMICPDGSKFNHSYIHINKCGCQRTECVTPEETQVTRSRRRRR, encoded by the exons AGGATACATCAAAGGCCACAGTTAACATCATCCCCTCAATGTCAAGGATACCTGAGATTGCAG GAGTGAGTCCTATACATAATGGCCAAGTCTGCAGTACGTGGGGTAACTACCACTTCAAGACCTTTGATGGAGACATCTTTCAGCTCCCCTCCACCTGCAACTATGTTGTGACCTCACTGTGTAAGAGCAGTTATGAGGATTTCAACATCCAGATGAGGCGGCAGGTGGTGGACAACCAGCCCACCATTAGCAAGATCACCATGAAGCTGGATGGTGTAGTGGTGGAGCTTTCCAAGGGTTCCATTGTTGTTAATGGGAATAA taCCACCTTACCATTCAGCCAGTCTGGTATTCTCATTGAAGAGACTCCCTCCTACATCAAGATCAAAGCAAAACTGGGATTGGTAGCCATATGGAACGAGGATGATTCCTTCTTG GTGGAGATGGACATCAAATTCAGAAATAAGACCTGTGGTCTATGTGGAGATTTTAATGCAATTCAGCAATTTGATGAGTTCTATAGCCATG GTATGAAATTGTCCGCTGTCGACTTCGGAAACTTCTGGAAATTGGATGGTCCCACTGAAAGCTGTACTGAAAACACACTGCCTTCAAATCAGAAATGCCCCAATCTG AAACCAGTTTGTGAGCAGTTGCTCTCCGGTCCTGCCTTCAGCAGCTGTAAGGACTTGTTGGCCATCGACTCATTTGTTGAGGCCTGTGTATCTGACCTGTGCCACTGTGATAACAGCACCAACTCATTCTGCCTGTGCAACACCATCTCAGAGTACTCCCGTCAGTGTGTTCATGCAGGGGGAAGCC AACAATGGAGGACTGAACAGTTCTGCT ATAAGACATGCCCCTTCAACATGGAGTACCAGGAGTGTG AACCCTGTGTTGACACCTGCTCCAACCCTGAGAGAGGCCAGCTGTGTGAGGACCACTGCTCAGATGGCTGCTTTTGTCCTCCAG GAACCGTTTTTGATGACGTCAACAAGAACGGTTGTATCGCCTTGAGTCAATGCTCCTGCCGCCACAATGGAAAAACCTACACACCCGGAGAGTCTTATTCAAGCACTTGTAAAGATTG TTCTTGTGCTGGTGGTCAGTGGGCCTGTACAGACAAGGACTGTCCTGGCACCTGTGCTGTGGAGGGAGGATCCCACATCAACACCTACGATGGAAAAACCTACACCTTCCACGGGGACTGCTCTTATGTTCTGACCAAG gACTGTGATGGGATGCAATTCACTGTACTGGGTGATCTGGTGCAGTGTGGGCTTTCTGACAGTGAGACTTGTCTAAAGGCTGTTACCCTGTCCCTCTCAGAAGGAGCCACT GTGATCAACATACAGCCCAATGGAAAAGCCTTTGTAAATGGAATCTATTCTCAGCTTCCCTTTTCTGCTG CTGGAGTAACTATTTTCAGAGCCTCCTCATTTTTCGTCATTGTCCAGACCACCTTTGGCCTCCAGTTGGAAATCCAACTCTCACCAATCATGCAGGTCTATATTGCTGCAAGCACcgtttggcagcagagaacttgcG GTCTTTGTGGAAACTTCAACAACAACCAAGGAGATGATTTCAAGGTCCTGAGCGGAGTGACTGAGGGCACAGCCATTGGTTTTGCAAACACCTGGAAAACACGAGCCAGCTGCCCAGACATCAAGAGTAGCTTTGAAAGCCCCTGCAGTTTAAGTCTTGACAATG AGAAATATGCCCAGCACTGGTGCTCTCAGCTGGCTGATCCTAAAGGGTTGTTTGCTAAATGCCACACAGCAATAAGCCCAGACATGTACAGAGAA AACTGCATGTATGACAGCTGTAACTGTGAGAAAAGTGAGGACTGCATGTGTGCTGCCGTCTCCTCTTATGTCCACGCTTGTGCTGCCGAGGGTATCCAGCTCACTGGCTGGAGAGACACTATCTGCA ACAAATACTCCACCTCGTGCCCTAGCACCATGGTCTACAGCTACAGCATAAAAAGCAGTGATCGCTCCTGCCGCTGCTACAGCGACTCTGACTTTACCTGTTCAATCACCTTCGAGCCTGTGGATGGGTGTGTCTGTT GAGGAACCTACCTGGATGATGAGGGCAAGTGTGTTCCACCAACCAGCTGCCCTTGTTATTACAAGGGCTCAGTGGTCTCCCCTGGAGAGGTCATCAGCAAGGATGGAACCATGTG CACCTGCAAGGAGGGAAAACTCCGTTGCATTGGAGATTCACCCAATCAGCCAT CATGTGTTGCACCAATGGTTTTCTTCAACTGCTCCAATGCAAGCCCAGGAGTGAGAGGGTTAGAGTGTCAGAAGAGCTGCAACATTCTGGATATGGCCTGT ATCAGCACAGAGTGCATATCAGGCTGTATGTGTCCCTCTGGACTGGTATCCGATGGAAAAGGAGGCTGCATCAAGCCAGACCTTTGTCCTTGTTCTCACAATGGAGCTACTTACCAACCAGGAGACGGAATCAAGGTCGACTGCAATACCTG CACTTGTAAAGACAGAAAATGGCAGTGCACAACTAACCTGTGCCTTGGAACCTGTGCCATTTATGGAGATGGACACTACATTACTTTTGATGGGAAACGATTCACTTTCGAAGGAGACTGTGAATACACACTTACAAAG GACTACTGTGGTAGCAACAATGCCAACGGCAGCTTCAGAGTCATCACTGAGAACATCCCTTGTGGAACGACTGGCACCACCTGCTCCAAGGCCATTAAGCTCTTCCTGGGG AACAATGAACTAATTCTGACAGAAGGGAACTACCAAGTCGTTGAGAGAAATACAGGGGAGGCGGTTCCTTACCAGATTCGCACAATGGGCATCTACCTTGTGATTGAAGCCAATAATGGGTTGATTCTCATGTGGGACAGGAAAACAAGCATGTTCATCAAACTGAACCCACAGTTCAAG GGACATGTCTGTGGTCTGTGTGGAAACTATGATGGCAATGCAAACAATGACTTCACTACCAGGAGCCAGGCAGTAGTTGTCAACCCACTAGACTTTGGAAACAGCTGGAAAGTCTCTGCAAGCTGCCCCGATGCAAAGAACAAAAGGAGCCCCTGTACTGCCAACCCTTACAGGCAGTCTTGGTCACAGAAGCAGTGCAGCATCATACAGAGCAAAGTTTTCACAGACTGCCATTCTAAA GTGGACCCCTCTCCTTTCTACGATGCTTGTGTGACAGACTCGTGTGCTTGCGACAGTGGTGGAGACTGTGAGTGTTTCTGTACCGCTGTGGCAGCTTATGCAGAGGCCTGTAATGAGGCTGGAGCCTGCATAGCCTGGAGAAGCCCACAAATCTGCC CACTGTTCTGTGATTACTACAACCCCCCTGGAGAATGTGAGTGGCACTACAAGGCATGTGGAGCTCAGTGTATGAAGACCTGCAGGAATCCCTCCGGGAGCTGCTCAACTCAGATACCACCTCTTGAAG GTTGCTATCCAAAATGTCCTCCTGCTCAACCCTTCTTTGATGAAGATATAATGAAGTGTGTGGAGAAGGAGCAGTGTGGCTGCTATGGCAGAGATGGAAAACACTACAATAATGGAGAAAATGTACCGACCACAGAAAACTGCCAGACATG CTATTGTAATTCTGTGACAGTGGACTGCAAATACGATGTACAAG CTTGCACTTGCACCTACAATGGGAACAAATACCCCAATGGGCATATCATCTATCACACCACAAATGGGCACGGCAGTTGTATCACAGCCATCTGTGGAAGAATGGAACCACTCAGAGGGACATTTACCCATGTTCAACTCCAACTCCAAC CTCCACCTACAACAAAATCAACAACTCAGACTCCCAGCTCTAGTACGACTCCAACCACTACTCCTACATCAACCTCAACAGGAGTAACACCTACCCAATGCAGTGGTGAAGAAAAATGTGTGTGGTCAGACTGGATCAACCTTGGTCAGCCAACGACTGGCTCTGAAGGTGGAGATAATGAATCCATAAAGAACATCATTTCTGCTGGTTATCACATTTGCTCAGCTCCAGAGGCAGTTGAATGTAGAGCAAAACAATACCCTGGACTTCAGATCTCTCAGCTTGGCCAAGACGTGACTTGCAACCCATCCGTTGGACTGATTTGTCAAAACAATAAGCAAGGTCTTCAGCAAAAGTGCTTTGATTACGAGATTCGAGTGAAATGTTGTCAATGTGGAACCACAACACACATCCCAACCACCACCACATCAACGACAGGTCCTCACATCACTACTCCTACACCCACTACTACAACCTCAACGTCAACAGTTCCAtctacaacaaaaacaacaactctgCCTCCCACCACTACTATTATTCCTACAACTCCTTTTTTTGTAATAACTGGTGAAACAGCGAAACCATCGATTCCAGTCACACTACACCATGATTGTTCTTCTTGCTATTTCAATCATACTGATTTCCTCATTG GCTCAATTgtttataatgtctctgaccaTGATGGATGGTGCTACATTGGTCTCTGCAACAAGACTTGTGAAATAGAAACACATTTGACCAGCTGTGGTACATCAACTACCCCAGTTACTCCTACTTCACCAACCACTTCACAGCCCCCAACAACAACAGTTCCACATGTAACATATCCATCTGAGAAGAACTGTGACCATGACCATCCTCCAAGACAG AATGGTGACAGCTGGAAACATAACCAATGCACCAACGGAACATGCGCCAACGGGAAAGTTATTTATGAGCATGTACATTGTGAGACTCCGAAGCCTATAGCATGTGAAAATAACTATCCTCCAATCCAAGTGTATGACGAATCTGGATGCTGTTTCCACTATGAGTGTCAAT GTATCTGCTATGGTTGGGGAGACCCTCACTATGTCACCTTTGATGGAACATACTATGGCTTCCAAGGAAATTGTTCGTACGTCTTGGTCAAAGAAATCCTGCCAAAGTACAACTTCAGTGTTGTAATCGACAATTACTATTGTGATGCCCCAGATGGACTTTCCTGTCCTCAGTCTCTGACAATTTATTATCAATCTTACAAGATATTCATGACCAAGAAGGACGTTGATGGAGTTTTCACAAGTCTG ATTTATGTAAACCAGAAACGCATCATCCCAGCATATGAGACCAAGGACTTCCGCATCACACACAACGGAATTGAGACCCTTTTAGTCATACCAGCAATTAATGCCAAGGTGTCTTTCACTGGTCTCATGTTTAGCATATACCTGCCCTGGGACAAGTTCAGTGGCAACACTGAGGGACAGTGTG GTACATGTGACAACAACCGGACAGATGACTGCCGCTTGCCAAATGGGACTATAGATTCATCTTGTCCTGACATGGCACACCAATGGTATGTTGCTGACCACAATAACAGTCAGTGCACACCACCACCAGAGCCgataccaacaccaccaccaggctgtgatCCACCCATTTGTCATCTCATTCAAAGCAA GGTCTTTGAGAGTTGCCATAAGATAATCCCCTACGAGCCATTCCTTGTGGCATGTATCTTTGATGCGTGTTATATGGATGATGTTACCATTGGCTGCACCAGCTTGCAGACCTATGCTGATGCATGTGCACAAGCAGGAGTCTGTATTGAGTGGAGAAATTATACAAATGGACAATGTG ACTTCACATGTGAGAAACCCAAGGTTTATAAAGCCTGCGGTCCACAAGTTGAACCAACCTGTAATGCCTG GTACAATTTCAAATTCATCCAGACTCAAAATGAGTTCAGTGTCATGGGAGATATACAATTGGAGGGATGTTATTGTCCCCCTGGGACCACTCTTATGAGTTCCAGCTCAAACTACTGTATCCCCAGCTGTG ATATTTGCCCATTGCCAAATGGAGAATGGAAAGAG GCTAATGAGACCTGGGTGAGCAACtgccaggagtgtgtgtgtgacccgtACAGTCTGGAAATCCAGTGCCAGCCTATGGCATGCCAACATCAGCCTCCTCTCACCTGTGATCAGGAGGGCCAAGTTAAGGTCGTAGAAACAGTTGACTGTTGTCAAAAGGACAAATGCG AGTGTGATGTCACACGATGCTCTACTTCCAAGATAACTTGCCCAGTCGGATTCGAGACAGAGGCAACTATGGGAGTCTGCTGCCTAACTTATCAATGTG TGCCAAAGGATGTCTGTGTGTTTAACAACACTGAATATCAG CCTGGTGCCAATGTTCCTGGGGACAAGTGTAAGAattgtgtgtgtggtgacagtgTAGATGCCCAAAGCCATCTACATATCATTGAGTGTCATCCTACTGAATGTGACACTCACTGCCAGCAG GGCTATGATTATCAAGCCGTTCCTGGGCAGTGTTGTGGGAAGTGTGTACAGACAAGCTGTGTGGTTATGCTGCCAGataacaccacacacactattCAG CCTGGTTCCGTCTGGATACCATCGGGAGACAAGTGTCTGAAGTATGAGTGCGTAAAGATTCAGGACCAACTCATCCCAATCGAGGCTAAGACTGTGTGCCCTGTCTTCCACCCAGAAGACTGCGTACCC gGAACTGAAGTCATTGCTCCCGATGGTTGCTGCCATGTCT GTATTCCAATAACTAAGCCATGCAATGTGACAAAGAGCAAAGTGTACCTGGACAGCAATGGCTGCAAGTCTGCAAACAAGGTGGAAGTGACAACATGCAGTGGATCCTGTGTCACCTACGCCAT GTATTCTCTTGAGGCCAACATGATGGAGCGCTCTTGTACCTGCTGTCGGGAAGAATCCACCACCAAGAAGGAAGTGGAGATGATCTGCCCAGACGGTTCAAAGTTCAACCACTCCTACATCCACATCAATAAATGTGGCTGCCAGAGGACAGAGTGCGTGACCCCGGAGGAAACCCAGGTCACAAGGTCACGACGCAGGAGAAGATGA